ATCTCGCTTATCCATTACATATTCTTTTGGATGTTCTTTAGGTATATGCTTTTCGGTCCTCTTCTTTACCTTTTTTGGTCCACCGGTATGTTTGTCTACCAAATGATAACCTCCTTATGCTATGAAGCTCTTTTACACATTTGTATTCATAACTTCAGTCATTATACATGAAAAATCAAATTAAATGAACATCTATAAGGAGATTCATGGTATTTGATCCTTCTTTCCATTAAAAAAACGCCCTCCATATAGGTCACTAAATATGACCTATACTTTAAGGGGCGAATCTTTATTTAAAAAAAGATTTTAGAAATTCAATCATTTAAACGAATTACATGTCTTCGTCTTCCATGAACGTGTTTAAAACTTCCTCAATCATATCCCATTCTTTTTCTGTTTCGATTGCTTGTAAATCGCCTTCTGTGCCATCTTCATTTTCAACATACGCGTATGCTTGTAGTTCAACCTCATCACCTTCAGGAGCTCCTGCAGGATAGATAAGAACATAAGATTTTCCAAAATCTTCTGAATCAAAAGTAAATAGAATCTCAAAAAGCTCTTCGTTTCCATCTTCATCTACAATTGTGATATGTTCGTGATTATGTTCATGTCCTTCTTCGTGTTCATGATTGTGATCATCGTGGTTATGTTCTGTCATCGTGATACCTCATTTCATTTTTTTCGATTAGTGATTCATTAGTATATCGCAATTTAAAAAGCAATTCCAATTATTGAGAATCGAGATAATTTTGCAACAAAATAACTGCTGCTAATTTATCAATAACTTTCTTTCTTTTTTTCCGCGATACATTTCCTTCACTAATTAACATTTTTTCTGCCTGAACAGTAGTCAAACGCTCATCAATATAAGCTACCGGGATTCCTAGTGTTTCAACAACTAGGTCTCCGTAAGCTTGTGAAGCTTTCGCACGAAAACCTATACTGTTATTCATATTTTTAGGGAGGCCAACTACAATCGTTTCAGGTTCATACTGGTCCGCTAATTCTTTTAAACGAACCATTCCAAACTCTCCAGCCTCTTCATCAATACGAATAATTTCTAAGCCTTGGGCAGTCCATCCCATTGGATCGCTAATAGCAACACCAACTGTTTTCGATCCAACATCTAACCCCATAATTCTCATGCGTCTTCTCTTTCCTTTTCAGACAAATAACTTTTTAGCAACTCTTCCATAATTTCATCACGTTCAAATCTTCTGATCAAATTACGAGCGTCTTTGTGACGCGGTATATAAGCTGGATCACCTGATAATAAGTAACCCACAATTTGGTTGACTGGATTATATCCTTTTTCTTCCAAAGCTTGATAGACCCCTGCTAGTATTTCCTTCATATTTTTTTCTTGGTGATTATCTAGATCGAATAACTTTGTTTCGTCTTTCGAGTTCATACTGACACCCCAATTTTTTTTATATAAGCTCATTTTACAAGACTTCTGACTAAACTACAACCCACAGAGACTATATTATGAAATCATTTCCATTTTTATACAGATTATTTATTATTTTTCTGATAACCAAATCGAAACTTGTTTTAGTGCATTCGGGATTCCAGCTGGATTTTTCCCGCCTGCTTGAGCCATATCAGGTCGTCCACCGCCACCACCACCTACAAGTGGAGCAATCTCTTTAATTAAATCTCCTGCTTTTAGACCTTCTTTAATCTTCTCTTTAGAAACGGCAGCTAATAGACTAACTTTTCCATCTAATTCAGAAGCAGCAACAAATACATCGGAATGAGCCTTTTGCTTCCACTGGTCAGCTAGTTGACGTAACGCATTCATATCTTGATTTTTTGTTTGATAAGTAATATAGGTAACGCCACCAGCTTCTGCTACATGATCAAAAATACTTTGAGATTCAAGTTGCATCCATTTTGCTTTTAAAGATTCTTTTTCTGATTCAGAATTCTTTAGTTCTTGTTTCAATTGTTGGATTCTAGGTGTTACTTCTTTCGTTTTCTGAACTTTTAATGTATGAGCTGCTTCAAGTAACTCATTTTCTTTCGTGCGGAAATATTCATAGGCTGCCTGCCCGGTTACTGCTTCAATTCGTCTTACTCCTGCTCCGATACCTGATTCAGATGTAATTTTAAACAGTCCAATATCTTGTGTATTTTGAACATGTACTCCTCCACAAAGCTCTAATGAATAATCACCTACCTGTACCAAGCGAACTTCTTTTCCGTATTTTTCACCGAACAAAGCCATGGCACCCATTTCTTTAGCTTTATCAATCGTTGTTTCGATGGTTTCTACTTGTAAAGCATCCCATATTTTTTGATTGACAACTCTTTCCATTTCTACCAACTCTTCTGAAGTTGCTTGTCCAAAATGAGTAAAATCAAATCGTAAATGTTCCGGTGTAACTAAGGAACCTGCTTGATTAGCATGAGTTCCTAAAACATCTTTCAAAGCTTGGTGTAACAAGTGAGTAGCCGTATGGTTTTTAGTAATATTCCGACGACGAGACTCCTCTACTAGTAACGTATATTCTTCATTCACTCGTATTTCTTTATATACTTCTACCTTATGTAAATTCTGACCATTCGGTGCTCGTTTCACATCCGTCACTTTAGCAACTACTTCACCATCTTCATTTTGAATGATTCCATGATCGGCTACTTGCCCACCCATTTCAGCATAGAAAGGTGTTTGTTGGAAAATCAATTGAGCAGTATCGCCTTTTTCTACAAGTTCTTTTAGTTCATCATCGGAAACAATTACTGACAATTCAGAATGTACTCTAGTATGAGTGAATCCAACAAAGTCACTTGGAACAACAATGTCTACAAGAACAGTAGATTGAACTGAAAATGAATCATCGACTTGACGAGCAGCACGTGCACGATTCCGTTGACTTTGCATTTCTTCATTAAAACCATCTTCATCTACAGTAAATCCTTTTTCTTCTGCATATTCTTCTGTTAGTTCCAATGGGAATCCATATGTATCATATAGTTTAAAGGCATCTTTTCCTTTTAAAATAGTCTCTTTTTCTGCAGACATTTTTTCAAAAACTTCTTGTAAAATTTCTTGCCCTTCGTGAATCGTTTCTTGGAAACGTTGTTCTTCGTTAGAGACTACCTTTATAATAAAATCTTGTTCCTTTTTAACTTCAGGATAGAATTCTTTCATAATATCTGCAACAACTGGAACTAGTTGATTTAAAAATAAACGCTTGATTCCTAATCTTTGTCCATGCATTACAGATCGTCTAATCAAACGGCGTAAGATGTATCCACGTCCTTCATTAGATGGCAAAGCACGGTCTCCAATTGCGAAACTCACAGCACGAATGTGATCTGCAATTACTTTAAAAGAAACATCAGTTAATTTATCTTGTCCATAAAGAGTACCGTCACTTAATGTTTCAATTTTTTTGATAATCGGCATAAATAAATCCGTTTCAAAATTGGTCGGTGCATCTTGCACAATACTAACAACACGTTCCAATCCCATTCCCGTATCAACGTTTTTATGTGGTAATGCTTCATAACTACCATCTGCCTGATGATTGTATTCAGAAAAAACTAGATTCCAAATTTCTAAATATCGTTCATTTTCTCCACCTGGATACATTTCAGGATCTTCATCAGGAAGATCTTGGAAGGATTTTCCCCGATCATAAAAGATTTCAGTGTCTGGTCCACAAGGTCCTGCACCAATATCCCAAAAATTATCTTCTACCGGAACAACATGGTCTTCTGTTAGTTTTACTTTATCTAACCAAATTCTTTTAGTAGATTCATCTTCTGGATAATAAGTGACGTACAATAACTCAGGATCAAAAGCCATCCATTTTGGACTTGTTAAAAATTCCCATGCCCAAGGAATTGCGTCTTCTTTAAAATAATCTCCAATAGAAAAATTACCTAACATTTCAAATAACGTATGATGTCGAGCAGTTACCCCTACATTTTCAATATCATTTGTACGAATACTTTTTTGTGCATTTGTAATTCGTGGGTTTTCAGGGATAATCGTTCCATCAAAATATTTCTTCAAAGTAGCTACGCCAGAGTTAATCCAAAGTAGTGTCGGATCATTTATAGGAACTAATGAAGCACTCGGCTCCACCTTATGTCCCTTTGATGCCCAAAATTCTAAAAACATTTGACGGATTTCATTACTCGTTAAATTCTTCATTGTTTACCTTCCTTATCCATTCGTTTTATAGTTTATCTATTGAGAAAATAAAAAAACACTCCCTTGCATTCAAGGACGTTGGAGCGCGGTACCACCTTGATTGCAATGGAATGTTATGCAGTATACATTCTTCATTACCTCTTCAAGCCTGTAACGCTGGCAGCGATGATGTTTCCATCATACATTAAAGAAAGCGAGCATCATCCGGTTTGTCTCCTCGCACCATTGGTAGACTCTCTTTTTTCCGGTTGATATGGTCTTTCTATATCGATACAAGTATAGCCAAAAATTGAAAACCAAGCAAGTTTAAATCTCACTTTTTTTAAAGAAGATATCCTTTTTTTACATTTCAATCCGAATCGAACGTCTGCTACAGTAATAGCCAGGAGGTAGTTCTAAATCTTCTTTTCCAAACAATGACGATTTGCTATTCACATAGTAACTAGAGTAAGGAAGCAGTTTTTCTAAAATATTTTGTGAGCGAGTGTTCATCCATCCACCTTTTATTAAACTACCATCTTCCACTAATTCAGGGCCCCATCCCATATTTCCTATCATTAAACCAAACATATTTTTTTGTTCCAATACACTTTCTCCTGGTTCAAACATTTTTCGTTGGATTTTATTCCCCCATTTGAATAAACGTCGTGTAGAACCTCCGCAACAATATTCCCACTCATCAGAAGAAAGAAAGCCCATTCCTGTCTTTTCTATTTGCTTTTTGACTTCTTGATAATGAACGGAAGTTGTTCCATAAACGGTATAGTGATCTAAATCATCATTTTGAACAAGGAAATATTGATCTGTCTCATATACATAAGCAGGAAAATCCACAAAAGATTGACTCAAGGTTGGTTCACTAGAAAATAAATGTTTCTCTATTTTATCTTTTATGGAAGAAAACCATTCTTGGTCACCATCAAACATTCCGGATACAATAGAATATTCTCCTTTTTTCAACATCCCTACATAGGAGGGTTGTACCTCTACAAAAAGGGAAGGAATGGAGACAGATCGTAAAGGGGATGTCTCCGAATTAACCAAGTTGTCTAAATCGTCTGGAAGATGTTTGCTTTGATCGGTAAATGTACCAATGTCTGTAAAATCCCATTCTTGTACCCAATGATGAAGACATTTTTCTAACGAAACATAAATTTCTCTTCTATCATCGGCAATATCTAAATAGTTCAATCCATTCGTGCCATTATCCCACCCTAAAATAACTTCTTTTTGACCCGGAACAAATACAAAAGGTGAACCATCAATATCAACCAAGAATGTTTCTGTCTTTATTCCTCCATAGTGAAAGGTAGTAAAACGAATATTCTCAACTGACAACAACGGGTTAATAAAGTATCGAATGATACTACCAGCTAACACCTCTTTATGTTCACGAGAGATTGTTTTCCAAATAGGATTAGTAATTTGTTGAAAAAAGTCCATATTTTTTTCTCCTTAAAAAAACATTTGCATTTTCATCTAGTATAACAAACTATTTGCTCCCTTAATAGCTGAAACCTACTGGAAAAATCTCTACTAAACTTTATTCCCTTCCCCGTAAGGTTCTTCTCAGTATCCATCCATTTCAAAACTATTTTATTTGTGCTATTCTTTCTATAGACAAGATCACTACATACATTCAATATCCAGAATAATTTCGAACATATTTTAATTTTGTGTGGAGGAAAAAAGAATGAGAAACCTATGCTGCCACATTATCGTCAATCAACATTCCGGAAACGGAACAGGTAAAAAAATAGCATTAGATTTAGAGGAATTATTATTAGAAAACAAAATTGCATACTTTTTTTATATGACACAGTATCCTGGACATGCCATTCCCTTAATGGAACAAGTAACCTCATTCATTCATCATGATGATGACAGAATTTGGGTTGTTGGTGGAGATGGTACTCTTCATGAAGTGATTACCGGATTGAAAAAACTAGACCTCTCTATCCCAATCGGATACTTTCCTTCTGGAACTGGTAATGATTTTTCTCGAAGCTTGGGATTGCCAAAGGATTTAAAGAGTAATTTTGAAAATCTTCTATCTATACAAACCCCTTCAACCATCGAATGCTTTATTTATGAAGATATTAATTCAGGAGTAAAAGGGGTTGGTTTAAACAGTCTTGGAATTGGATTTGATGCAAAAGTAACTCAAATTGCAAAAGAAAGTAACTCAAAGAAAAGTATTTTTTCAACTTTAAAGCTCGATCAATTTATTTATTTTTGGAGTATTACTCAAGCCTTTAAAAATCGAAAAACCTTTTCAGCAGAAATTTTGGTTGATGGGGAAAAAATAAATGCTTCTAATCTACTAATTGTCGCAGTAATGAATCACCCCTATTTTGGTGGTGGTATAAAAATTGATCCCGAGTCATCTGCTAATAGTCATGAATTAGCTGTTATGATCATTAAGAATTTTTCTGTTTCAGTTCTTGTTAAATTGTTATGGAAAGTAATAACGGATGGTTCCCACATCCATTCTGCTTATTTTCAAAGAATTCCAGGAACAGAAATAACGATTCAAACAAAAACAAGTCAACTCGCACAAGTAGATGGGGAGCTTATAGAAGAAGAAAATCACCATCTTCAGTTTCAAATGAGTACGTTCTTACTGTGGAAATAGAAAAAAGCATCACTCCTGATTTTTTAATAGGAGTGATGCTTTTTTTATAATAAAAATTCTGCAGGAGTTATCTCTTGCATTCCAATCATGGGGTCCACTTCTTTATTTTTAATAAGTTCCATGGTTAACATATAGCCTTTTGTCTTTTTAGAAGGTTGTTCTTTTTTCTTCTTTTGAGAAATAGAGGGCTTCTCCTCAACAGAATCTTCTGGTTTCTTTTCTTTAAATATGGATTCACTATTTTGGTTACGAATTAGTTTTTCTACGAGCATTGTTTTGCGTAAATCACCCGTATTTTCTGCCGCAAGTACAAAAGCTTCCTGCTCCCCACAAAGAATCAGTTTATTTTTGCTACGTGTAATGGCAGTATATAATAAATTTCGTTTTAGCATTCTACCATATTGTCGTACCATCGGTAAAATAACCATGCTGAATTCACTACCTTGAGCTTTATGAATGGAACAACAATATGCTAACGAAAATTTATTCCATTCATTTTTTTTATAGGTAACTTCTACTTTATCAAAAAGAACGGTTATTTCATCTACCTTATCTTCTGTTTCCTTTGCAAACTGAATACTTGTTATCTCACCCATATCTCCATTGAAAACGTTCGATTCCGGAAGGTTCACTAACTGCAATACCTTATCTCCTACTCGATAGACTACATCAAAATATTGAACTTCTCTTCTTCGCTTCCCAGGGTTAGGATTTAAAATTTCTTGCATCATTTCATTTAAAGCATTAATTCCAGCCGCTCCTTTATACATAGGAGCAAGAACTTGAATATCTTTTGAAGTGTATCCTTTTGCACTTGCTTTTTCAACAACCTTACGAATCAGTGGTTCAATTTGCGCTGCTCGACATGGGAAAAAAGAACGATCGGGTTGATTCTGCATGAAACTAGCAGGAAGAACGCCATTCTTAATCTCGTGTGCCAAAGGAATAATAGAGGAATCATCACTTTGTCTATAAATCTGTGATAGTTCACGATGAGGAATAGCTTTACTACTTAACAAGTCAAAAAGAACCTGTCCAGGACCTACTGACGGTAATTGATCTTTATCTCCTACTAAAATCACTTGCATTCCTGCTGGAATAGACTTCATTAATCGATTCATAAGCCACGTATCTACCATAGAAGCCTCATCAATAATGAGTAGTTTCCCTTCTAATTCTTGCGTATAAACCTCTTCATTTTGATTTTCCTGACCCGTTAACCCCAGTAAACGATGAATCGTACTGCTAGGAATACCCGTCGTCTCATTCATTCTCTTGGCAGCTCGACCTGTAGGTGCAGCCATAATAATAGGATAGACTCCTTTTTGATAGTCCTGATAATCAACCGGTATATCATTCAATTCACAAAACAAGTGTACAATTCCATTTAAAACAGTGGTCTTCCCAGTTCCTGGACCTCCTGTAAGGATGAAAAATGAGGTAGTGATTGCTTCTTCTATCGCACGAGTTTGTGTTTCATCATAATGAATATCAAGCTCTTTTTGAGTTTTTAATAACTCTATTTTGATATCGACACCTGGATAACGAATGTCTGTATTTTTTTTAATAAACGATCGATACTCGAGGCTATTCCCTCTTCGGAAAAATAGAGACTCGGTAATGAAAAACGACTCTGATCTTCAATCATTCTCATCTCTTGAATTAATTCCATTAACGACTCAATGAGTAAATCATCGTGGATGACGAAGCGTTGAGACGATTCCATTAGTTGGACAGCTTTATCCATTAGCTCATTGCTCTCCGCATACGTATCTCCATTTGAAAGACTAATTTCTTGTAGAGATGCTAAAAGCGCACCTTTAATTCTATTTTTATCATCAGGTGGTACATTCATTTCTTCTGCCCATTCATCTGCGCGTCGAAAGCCAATCCCTTCAATATCTTCAATAAGCTGATATGGATTTTCTTTTAAAACTTCCAAAGCCTTCGTTTGATAAAAATGTAGAATAGCTGCAGCTTGATTGTTTGTAAAACCATAATTTGCTAGTTCAATCAATATTTTTTCAGTACCTTGTGTTTGCAAGAGAACTTCATAAATCATTGTACGTTTCTTAGAATTCAATCCGGCAACAGTCTTTAAAGCGTCTGGGTCTTTGATAATTAAATCAATTGCACTCTCACCTAAATCATCCACAATCCGCTCTGCTGTTTTTACACCAATACCTGGAAATCGGTCTCCAGAAAGAAAGGAAATCACTCCATTTTTTCCAGCTGGCTTTTCTCTTTCATAGCTTACCGATTGAAATTGCTTTCCATATTTAGGGTGGTCAACTAATTTCCCACTAAACCGGTACTCAGTATCAGAGGTTATTTCACCAAAATTACCGGTGACTACCATTTCATCTTTATCAAGAGGAAAATTTTTCTCCTGCACTTCAATTAGCAGAACTTTATAGAAGTTAGATGGATTTTCATAAAACACTGCTTTTAATTCACCAAGCAGATAGAATTCATCCTCAATCACTTCGTCATTTCCCCCTTTTTTATTTACGATTCCTGTTTTAGGTTCCAACAAAAAACATACCACAGATAGAGTCAAAAAGAAAGAATCAGATCAACTAAAAAAGCCAGGGTATAAGACCCTGACTCCATTTTTTAAACGTATTGTAATTCTTTTTCATTTTGGAATGCCTTATCAATGGTTCCACCACCGAGACATTCCATACCGTCATAAAAAACGACCGCTTGTCCGGGTGTAATGGCCCGTACTGGATTCTCAAAAATAACTCGTGCTTCTGTTTGGTCTTCATTTAGATAAACGGTAACAGGTGTATCCTCTTGGCGATATCGAAATTTAGCTGTGCAAGTAAACTCAGACGGCATTGGTTTCTTTCCTGTAAAGTGAACATCAGTTGCATATAAACTTTCAGCATACAAGCGTTCGTGATGATACCCTTGACCAACGTATAATGTATTGGTTTCCAGGTCTTTTCCTATTACAAACCAAGGTTCATCGGATTCTCCACCGCCGCCGATTCCTAGCCCTTTTCGTTGCCCAATCGTATAATACATCAATCCGGTATGGTCTCCCATTTTTGTCCCATCTAACGTTACCATATGACCCGGTTTAGCTGGAAGATAGGTAGATAAAAATTTTGAAAAGTTCTTTTCACCAATAAAACAAATTCCAGTAGAATCTTTTTTCTTTGCAGTGGCCAATCCGGCAGTTTCTGCAATTTCACGAACTTTTGATTTATCCATTCCCCCTAAAGGAAACATTGTTTT
The Jeotgalibaca sp. MA1X17-3 genome window above contains:
- a CDS encoding DUF1292 domain-containing protein, whose protein sequence is MTEHNHDDHNHEHEEGHEHNHEHITIVDEDGNEELFEILFTFDSEDFGKSYVLIYPAGAPEGDEVELQAYAYVENEDGTEGDLQAIETEKEWDMIEEVLNTFMEDEDM
- the ruvX gene encoding Holliday junction resolvase RuvX, whose amino-acid sequence is MRIMGLDVGSKTVGVAISDPMGWTAQGLEIIRIDEEAGEFGMVRLKELADQYEPETIVVGLPKNMNNSIGFRAKASQAYGDLVVETLGIPVAYIDERLTTVQAEKMLISEGNVSRKKRKKVIDKLAAVILLQNYLDSQ
- a CDS encoding IreB family regulatory phosphoprotein gives rise to the protein MNSKDETKLFDLDNHQEKNMKEILAGVYQALEEKGYNPVNQIVGYLLSGDPAYIPRHKDARNLIRRFERDEIMEELLKSYLSEKEREDA
- the alaS gene encoding alanine--tRNA ligase yields the protein MKNLTSNEIRQMFLEFWASKGHKVEPSASLVPINDPTLLWINSGVATLKKYFDGTIIPENPRITNAQKSIRTNDIENVGVTARHHTLFEMLGNFSIGDYFKEDAIPWAWEFLTSPKWMAFDPELLYVTYYPEDESTKRIWLDKVKLTEDHVVPVEDNFWDIGAGPCGPDTEIFYDRGKSFQDLPDEDPEMYPGGENERYLEIWNLVFSEYNHQADGSYEALPHKNVDTGMGLERVVSIVQDAPTNFETDLFMPIIKKIETLSDGTLYGQDKLTDVSFKVIADHIRAVSFAIGDRALPSNEGRGYILRRLIRRSVMHGQRLGIKRLFLNQLVPVVADIMKEFYPEVKKEQDFIIKVVSNEEQRFQETIHEGQEILQEVFEKMSAEKETILKGKDAFKLYDTYGFPLELTEEYAEEKGFTVDEDGFNEEMQSQRNRARAARQVDDSFSVQSTVLVDIVVPSDFVGFTHTRVHSELSVIVSDDELKELVEKGDTAQLIFQQTPFYAEMGGQVADHGIIQNEDGEVVAKVTDVKRAPNGQNLHKVEVYKEIRVNEEYTLLVEESRRRNITKNHTATHLLHQALKDVLGTHANQAGSLVTPEHLRFDFTHFGQATSEELVEMERVVNQKIWDALQVETIETTIDKAKEMGAMALFGEKYGKEVRLVQVGDYSLELCGGVHVQNTQDIGLFKITSESGIGAGVRRIEAVTGQAAYEYFRTKENELLEAAHTLKVQKTKEVTPRIQQLKQELKNSESEKESLKAKWMQLESQSIFDHVAEAGGVTYITYQTKNQDMNALRQLADQWKQKAHSDVFVAASELDGKVSLLAAVSKEKIKEGLKAGDLIKEIAPLVGGGGGGRPDMAQAGGKNPAGIPNALKQVSIWLSEK
- a CDS encoding diacylglycerol kinase family protein, translated to MRNLCCHIIVNQHSGNGTGKKIALDLEELLLENKIAYFFYMTQYPGHAIPLMEQVTSFIHHDDDRIWVVGGDGTLHEVITGLKKLDLSIPIGYFPSGTGNDFSRSLGLPKDLKSNFENLLSIQTPSTIECFIYEDINSGVKGVGLNSLGIGFDAKVTQIAKESNSKKSIFSTLKLDQFIYFWSITQAFKNRKTFSAEILVDGEKINASNLLIVAVMNHPYFGGGIKIDPESSANSHELAVMIIKNFSVSVLVKLLWKVITDGSHIHSAYFQRIPGTEITIQTKTSQLAQVDGELIEEENHHLQFQMSTFLLWK
- the mnmA gene encoding tRNA 2-thiouridine(34) synthase MnmA, with the protein product MKDHSKTRVVVGMSGGVDSSVTALLLKEQGYDVIGIFMKNWDDTDEFGYCTATEDYKDVQAVAQQIGIPYYSVNFEKAYWDNVFQYFLDEYKKGRTPNPDVVCNKEIKFKAFLDYAMDLGAEYVATGHYAQVTRDEDGTTHMLRGVDNNKDQTYFLNQLSQEQLSKTMFPLGGMDKSKVREIAETAGLATAKKKDSTGICFIGEKNFSKFLSTYLPAKPGHMVTLDGTKMGDHTGLMYYTIGQRKGLGIGGGGESDEPWFVIGKDLETNTLYVGQGYHHERLYAESLYATDVHFTGKKPMPSEFTCTAKFRYRQEDTPVTVYLNEDQTEARVIFENPVRAITPGQAVVFYDGMECLGGGTIDKAFQNEKELQYV